The following is a genomic window from Burkholderia oklahomensis C6786.
GCCATGAAAGGCGCACATTTTACGCGATCGGGAACGGACCGACTCGCGTCATTGCCGCACGACGCCGCACGCGAGCGCGGGGCCCGCGCCGTGCTGCGGGAACGCCGGATCGCTCGGGTCGCGGTGGACGAGCACCGAGCGGCCGAGCACCGAGCGCACGCCGTCGAGCGCGACGTCGGGCGCGACGATGAAGCCCGCCGCGACGCCGTTCGCGTCCGCGTGGATGTTGCCGAGATCGCCGCCGACGCGCGCGCCCGCGCGCAGGCGGTCCGCCGCGGGCGCGAACACGGCGCCCGCGCTCGAGCCGTCGGCGGCGTTGCAGTCGCCGCGCTCGTGGACCTGCAGCGCGTGATCGCTGTTGGGCGGCAGGCCCGCGAAGTTGTACGTGACCTGCACGCCGTCCGGACGTTCGGCGAGCGTCACCGTGCCGCGCGCCTGGCTGCCGACCGTCGGCTGGAGCAGCGCGTCGGCGCGCTTTTCGTGCGGCGTTGCAAACGTGGTGCAGCCGGCCAGGAGGCCGATGGCGGCCAGGACAAGCGGCGCATGGCGCGCGAGCCAGCCCGGCACGCCGTCGAGTCGTCGTTTCATGCGATCCTCATGCCGGGCGGAACGCTCGAACGAGCGGCCGCCGGGCCGGTAAAGGGGACCTTCGGGAAAGTCGTCATGATACCGTGACTCGCCACGCCGCAAACACCGTCCGACGCGGCCCTGCCGGGGATTTTACGTATTTTGAACAACGATCGTCGGAAACTTCGACGACATGTCCCGCGCGCGCTCGGCGATCGCGATCGCGACGCCCCGCGCGATCGCGCGGTAGCGCTCGGCGAGCTTGCCGTTCGGGTCCGCGGCGACGGTCGGCGCGCCGCCGTCCGCCTGCTCGCGAATCCGGATGTCGAGCGGCAGGCTGCCGAGCACGGTCACGCCGTACTCCTTCGCCATCCGCTCGGCGCCGCCCGCGCCGAAAATGTGCTCCTCGTGCCCGCAGTTCGAGCACACGTGGATGCTCATGTTCTCGACGATGCCGAGAATCGGGATGTTCACCTTCTCGAACATCTTGAGCCCCTTCTTCGCGTCGAGGAGCGCGATGTCCTGCGGCGTCGTGACGATCACGGCGCCCGTCACCGGCACCCGCTGCGCGAGCGTCAGCTGGATGTCGCCCGTGCCGGGCGGCATGTCGACGATCAGATAGTCGAGCTCGCGCCAGTTGGTCTGGCGCAAGAGCTGCTCGAGCGCCGACGTCGCCATCGGGCCGCGCCATACCATCGGATTGTCCTCGCCGACCAGAAAGCCGATCGAGTTCGCCTGCAGGCCGTGGCCGACGAGCGGATTCATCGACTTGTTGTCGGGCGATTCGGGCCGGTCGTGAATGCCGAGCATCGTCGGCAGCGACGGGCCGTAGATGTCGGCGTCGAGGATGCCGACCGACGCGCCTTCGGCCGCGAGCGCGAGCGCGAGGTTCACGGCCGTCGTGCTCTTGCCGACGCCGCCCTTGCCCGACGCGACCGCGACGATGTTCTTCACGTTCGGCAGTAACTGCACGCCGCGCTGCACCGCATGCGCGGCGATCTCCTGCGACACGTGGACGCGCGCCTCGCGCACGCCCGGCACCGCGGCGAGCGCCGCCGCGACGCGCGCGCGCGCGTCGTCGAACTGGCTCTTCGCCGGATAGCCGAGCACGACGTCGGCCGAAACGGCGTCGCCGTCGATCGCCACGTTGCGGATGCCGCGGTGCGCCGCGTACGGGCGGCCGGTGTTCGGGTCGACGACTGCCGCGAGTGCGGCGTCGGCGAGCGCCCTGTCGATACTCATCGAAACTCCGTGGGAACGTCGCTCAAAATCGCCCAAAAGGTCAATAATCTTCAAATATTCGGGCGAAAAGCGAGAAAAGTGAAAGAATTTATTGCACGCCATTGCGTAAAGCCAACTTGCGGCGCAATCTTCGCGGGCGGCGCGCTTCGGGGCCACATCGGGGCCATACCGCCTATATTGTAGAGGCTGGGGCGCGCTTGGTCCGAACAGCCATCCTGGCGAACGGGGCTTGTCGCATCGGCGGCAGGCTCCGCGGCCGGGCGCCGGACGGATCGAGGCGCTCGCGCGCCCGCATCGCCGGCGCGCGGGTCCCCCCGCCGAAAGAGCAGTTCTTTTTTGTTCTTGTCGAGTCACTCAAGAGAGGAAACCAAGATGAATACCAAAATCGCGACGCGCTTGTCCGTTTTCGCTCTCGCCGGCGCCCTGCTGGCGGGTTGCGCGACCCCGCAAGGAACCAACACGGCAGTCGGCACGGGCACGGGCGCCGCGCTCGGCGCAGGCATCGGCGCACTGGCCGGCGGCGGCAAGGGCGCGGCGATCGGCGCCGGCGTCGGCGCACTCGTCGGCGGCGTGACGGGCTACAACTGGCAAGCGATCAAGAACAAGCTTGCGCCGTCCGCGCAGCAGACGGGCACGCAGGTCACCGAGCAGCCGGACGGCTCGCTCAAGCTGAACGTGCCGA
Proteins encoded in this region:
- the sodC gene encoding superoxide dismutase [Cu-Zn]; protein product: MKRRLDGVPGWLARHAPLVLAAIGLLAGCTTFATPHEKRADALLQPTVGSQARGTVTLAERPDGVQVTYNFAGLPPNSDHALQVHERGDCNAADGSSAGAVFAPAADRLRAGARVGGDLGNIHADANGVAAGFIVAPDVALDGVRSVLGRSVLVHRDPSDPAFPQHGAGPALACGVVRQ
- the apbC gene encoding iron-sulfur cluster carrier protein ApbC gives rise to the protein MSIDRALADAALAAVVDPNTGRPYAAHRGIRNVAIDGDAVSADVVLGYPAKSQFDDARARVAAALAAVPGVREARVHVSQEIAAHAVQRGVQLLPNVKNIVAVASGKGGVGKSTTAVNLALALAAEGASVGILDADIYGPSLPTMLGIHDRPESPDNKSMNPLVGHGLQANSIGFLVGEDNPMVWRGPMATSALEQLLRQTNWRELDYLIVDMPPGTGDIQLTLAQRVPVTGAVIVTTPQDIALLDAKKGLKMFEKVNIPILGIVENMSIHVCSNCGHEEHIFGAGGAERMAKEYGVTVLGSLPLDIRIREQADGGAPTVAADPNGKLAERYRAIARGVAIAIAERARDMSSKFPTIVVQNT